CCCTGCAGGTAGCATGATCGCCGTTACGAGCCTCGGCGTTGAGAGCGGCGAGGATATCCGAATCGTTGTAGACGGTCCCGACGAAGAGGCAACGTTGGACGCTCTCGAACGGGTTCTGACAACCCCTGAGGACGAACTCGCCGACGCAAACACCTAAACACCTGATCAGATGTCCCGACGAACTCTCACCGGCACCGGCGCCACACCCCGCTCGAACATCGGGACGGTCGTCTGGTACAGTCCGGACGTCGACCTTCCTGACCCCGACAACGTAGATGTCGACCCGGCGACCGAGCGCGATCGCTTCGAAGACGCTCGCGAGGCCGCCCGCTCGGAGTTAGAGTCCGAACGCGAGCGGACCGCCGAGCGCGTCGGGGAACAGGAGGCCGAAATATTCGACGCTCACCTGCAGTTCCTCGACGATCCCCAGATCGAAGACGGCGTCGAGAGCGCGATCGAGGACGGTCTTCCCGCCGAATACGCCGTCCAGCAGGCGTTCGCCGATCCGATCGAGCAATTCGAGGGCATGGAGGGACGGATGGCCGAGCGAGCGGACGACCTTCGCGACGTCCGCGACCGTCTGATTCGACTGATCGCCGGCGGCGAGCGAGTCGACCTCGGCGACCTTCCTGAGGGGGCAGTGGTCCTCGCCGAGCGGCTCACGCCGAGTGACACTGCCCAACTCGACCCCGATCGCGTCGCGGGATTTGCCACCGTCACCGGCGGACGCACGTCGCACGCTGCGATCTTCGCTCGGTCGCTGGCGCTCCCAGCCGTGGTCGGTGTCGGTGACGAACTACACGACATCGACGAGGGTGCGACCGTCGTCGTCGACGGCGAAAACGGAGAAATTGCCGTCGACCCCACCGATGAACGCCGTGAGGCAGCGTCGGCTACCCACGAGGTGGAGATTCGAGAGGAGCCGGTAGCAACCGCCGATGGTACTGAGATCGAGATCGCCGCGAACGTCGGTCAACCCGTCGAACTCGAGGGTGCCAAGGCGCAGGGGGCCGACGGTATCGGTCTCTATCGTACGGAGTTTCTGTTCCTCGATCGCGAGGCACCGCCGGACGAGGACGAGCAGTACGAGACGTACGTAGAGGCGCTCGATATGTTCCCGGACGGTCGCATCGTCGTTCGGACGCTCGACGTCGGCGGCGATAAGCCGATCCCCTACCTCGACCTGCCCGATGAGGAGAATCCGTTCTTGGGCGAGCGGGGAATCCGCCGATCGCTCGGTCCGGACACGGACCTCTTCGAGGCGCAGCTCCGTGCGTTGCTCCGGGCCGCCGCCGACAGTGACGGTCGGCTGTCCGTCATGTTCCCGCTCGTCGCAACGGTCGAGGAACTCGACGCCGCGCTCGAAACCGTCGATGCGGTCGCGGCTGCCCTCGACGAGGAGGGCATCGACTACGCCGTTCCCGAGCTCGGCGTGATGATCGAGACGCCCGCTGCCGTGTTCGCTGCTCCGGAACTCGCCGAGCGGGTGGATTTCTTCAGTGTGGGCACCAACGACCTCACTCAGTATATTATGGCCGCAGCGCGCGAAAATGAAAATGTTGCCGACATCAGGGACCCATGCCAGCCCAGCGTGTTACGGGCCGTCGCACAGGCCGTCGAGGCAGCCCACGAGAACGACACGTGGATCGGTATGTGCGGAGAGATGGCTGGCGATCCCGAGCTGACCGAGCTGCTCGTCGGCCTGGGGCTCGACGAACTGAGTATGAGCGCAGTCACCGTGCCAGAGGTGAAAGCGACCGTCGAGTCGGTCGACACCGACGAGGCGGCCGAGCAGGCCACTCGAGCGCTCGAAGCGGCCACCAGAGACCAGGTACTCGAACGAATTCAGAACAACGACTCATAGAACAATGAAACTCGTTGCAGTCACGTCATGTCCGACCGGTATCGCACACAGCCAGATGGCAGCAGAGAACCTCGAGACGACAGCCGAAGAACGAGGCCACGACATCAAGGTCGAGGTCCAAGGCGCGATGGGTGCCGAGAACGAATTAACGGACAACGAGATCGCGGCCGCTGACGCCGTTA
This region of Natrinema amylolyticum genomic DNA includes:
- the ptsP gene encoding phosphoenolpyruvate--protein phosphotransferase encodes the protein MSRRTLTGTGATPRSNIGTVVWYSPDVDLPDPDNVDVDPATERDRFEDAREAARSELESERERTAERVGEQEAEIFDAHLQFLDDPQIEDGVESAIEDGLPAEYAVQQAFADPIEQFEGMEGRMAERADDLRDVRDRLIRLIAGGERVDLGDLPEGAVVLAERLTPSDTAQLDPDRVAGFATVTGGRTSHAAIFARSLALPAVVGVGDELHDIDEGATVVVDGENGEIAVDPTDERREAASATHEVEIREEPVATADGTEIEIAANVGQPVELEGAKAQGADGIGLYRTEFLFLDREAPPDEDEQYETYVEALDMFPDGRIVVRTLDVGGDKPIPYLDLPDEENPFLGERGIRRSLGPDTDLFEAQLRALLRAAADSDGRLSVMFPLVATVEELDAALETVDAVAAALDEEGIDYAVPELGVMIETPAAVFAAPELAERVDFFSVGTNDLTQYIMAAARENENVADIRDPCQPSVLRAVAQAVEAAHENDTWIGMCGEMAGDPELTELLVGLGLDELSMSAVTVPEVKATVESVDTDEAAEQATRALEAATRDQVLERIQNNDS
- a CDS encoding HPr family phosphocarrier protein, coding for MSTERTVTVVPEAGLHARPAAKFVEAVNDHQSDVEIGRVDEDDLTPAGSMIAVTSLGVESGEDIRIVVDGPDEEATLDALERVLTTPEDELADANT